The following are encoded together in the Pseudomonas sediminis genome:
- a CDS encoding chaperone NapD, which produces MAASMHISSLLVHVRPEWLAAVKANLRQLEGLELHQESPQGKLVVVQETEHERHILARLEQINALPGVLNAALVYHELLDTEGDSE; this is translated from the coding sequence ATGGCCGCCTCTATGCATATTTCCAGTCTGCTGGTGCACGTACGGCCCGAATGGCTGGCTGCGGTGAAAGCCAACCTGCGCCAGCTGGAAGGCCTCGAACTGCATCAGGAAAGCCCGCAAGGCAAGCTGGTGGTGGTGCAGGAAACCGAACACGAGCGCCACATCCTCGCCCGCCTCGAACAGATCAACGCGTTGCCAGGCGTGCTCAATGCCGCTCTGGTTTACCACGAACTCCTCGACACAGAAGGAGACTCAGAATGA
- the napE gene encoding periplasmic nitrate reductase, NapE protein: protein MATPPERSAMKGKETRLFVFLVVCLFPILSVALVGGYGFIIWFMQMLLGPPGPPT from the coding sequence ATGGCTACCCCGCCCGAACGCAGCGCCATGAAAGGCAAGGAAACTCGCCTGTTCGTCTTTCTCGTGGTCTGCCTGTTCCCCATCCTTTCGGTCGCGCTGGTCGGCGGCTACGGATTCATCATCTGGTTCATGCAGATGCTACTCGGCCCACCTGGCCCACCCACCTGA
- a CDS encoding MFS transporter yields MSVTHLSRGSAGYRRATLALFCAGFATFAMLYCVQPLLPLLAAHFRVSAASSSLALSLTTLSLALCLLVSGALAESWGRKPVMVAALGLAALLGIACALVEEWGTLLMLRALLGLALSGLPALAMAYVGEEFDPEALPAAMGLYIGGTALGGLLGRLLAGLLSDIGGWPWALGGIAGLGLLALGLFLWLLPPSRHFTAQPLSLRGLLGNFVLHLSNPRLRLLFTLAFLLMGGFVALFNYVGFRLAGAPFNLSATVIGLLFTVYLLGIFSAGWAGRLVPRFGARQVLHGGIALMLLGVALCAAPWLSAAVVGLALFTLGFFAAHAVASGQVGAHAQGAKAQASALYLCAYYLGSSLVGYVGGYVWEHAGWLALLGVLASLFVVAMLLVRKI; encoded by the coding sequence ATGTCCGTGACTCATCTGAGCCGTGGCAGCGCCGGTTATCGGCGTGCCACCCTGGCGCTGTTCTGCGCCGGTTTCGCCACCTTCGCCATGCTTTACTGCGTGCAACCCCTGCTGCCGTTGTTGGCTGCGCACTTTCGCGTGTCTGCGGCCAGCAGCAGCCTGGCGCTTTCGCTGACTACCCTGAGCCTTGCCCTGTGCCTGCTGGTATCCGGTGCACTGGCCGAGAGCTGGGGGCGCAAGCCGGTGATGGTCGCGGCGCTGGGCCTGGCCGCGCTACTGGGGATCGCCTGTGCGCTGGTGGAGGAGTGGGGCACGCTGCTGATGCTGCGTGCGCTGCTGGGGCTGGCGCTGAGCGGTCTTCCGGCGCTGGCCATGGCCTATGTCGGCGAGGAGTTCGACCCCGAAGCGCTGCCTGCCGCCATGGGGCTGTACATCGGTGGTACGGCGCTGGGCGGTCTGCTCGGGCGCCTGCTGGCCGGCCTGCTCAGCGATATCGGTGGCTGGCCCTGGGCATTGGGCGGCATCGCCGGGCTCGGCTTGCTGGCGTTGGGGCTGTTCCTCTGGCTGTTGCCGCCTTCGCGGCATTTCACCGCGCAGCCATTGTCCCTGCGCGGGCTGCTGGGCAATTTCGTTCTGCACCTGAGCAATCCGCGCCTGCGCCTGCTGTTCACCCTGGCCTTCCTGCTGATGGGCGGCTTCGTGGCGCTGTTCAACTACGTCGGCTTTCGTCTGGCCGGCGCGCCGTTCAACTTGTCTGCCACGGTGATCGGCCTGCTGTTCACCGTCTATCTGCTGGGTATCTTCAGCGCCGGCTGGGCCGGGCGTCTGGTCCCGCGATTCGGTGCGCGCCAGGTGCTGCATGGCGGCATCGCGCTGATGCTGCTGGGGGTGGCCCTGTGCGCGGCGCCCTGGTTGAGCGCTGCGGTGGTTGGCCTGGCACTGTTCACGCTCGGCTTCTTCGCCGCTCACGCAGTCGCCAGCGGCCAGGTTGGTGCCCATGCGCAGGGGGCCAAGGCGCAGGCCTCGGCGTTGTATCTGTGCGCCTATTACCTGGGCTCGAGCCTGGTGGGCTACGTCGGCGGTTATGTCTGGGAGCATGCCGGTTGGCTGGCATTGCTCGGCGTTCTGGCCTCGCTGTTCGTCGTCGCGATGCTGCTGGTACGTAAGATTTAG
- a CDS encoding outer membrane beta-barrel protein codes for MKITLNRIAFATCLALGATAAQANDNFVGLTWGQTDNNIQKSSALNANLGNPKLDKVINGEGTWGIRAGQKTADGRYYATYENVSDTYSGYKLRQQNLLGSYDMFVPLGDNNTKLFGGVTAGLVKLEQESRGFSRDSDIGFAAGLQAGILQELNSNTSIEAGYRYLRTNASTEMAPHGAGKAGSLDLHSSSQLYLGANFAF; via the coding sequence ATGAAAATCACCCTGAACCGTATCGCATTCGCTACCTGCCTGGCACTGGGCGCAACCGCTGCCCAGGCCAACGACAACTTCGTCGGCCTGACCTGGGGCCAGACCGACAACAACATCCAGAAATCCAGCGCGCTGAACGCCAACCTCGGCAACCCCAAGCTGGACAAGGTGATCAACGGCGAGGGCACCTGGGGCATCCGTGCCGGCCAGAAGACCGCCGATGGCCGTTACTACGCGACCTACGAGAACGTCTCCGACACCTACAGTGGCTACAAGCTGCGTCAGCAGAATCTGCTCGGCAGCTACGACATGTTCGTCCCGCTGGGTGACAACAACACCAAGCTGTTCGGTGGCGTCACCGCCGGCCTGGTCAAGCTGGAGCAGGAGAGCCGCGGCTTCTCCCGCGATAGCGACATCGGATTTGCCGCTGGCCTGCAGGCCGGTATCCTTCAGGAACTGAACAGCAACACCTCGATCGAAGCGGGCTATCGTTACCTGCGTACCAACGCCAGCACGGAAATGGCGCCGCACGGCGCGGGCAAGGCAGGATCGCTGGACCTGCACAGCAGCTCGCAGCTTTACCTCGGTGCCAACTTCGCCTTCTGA
- a CDS encoding response regulator transcription factor: protein MKLLVVEDESLLRHHLFTRLSENGHVVDAVRTAEEALYRAESFNHDLALVDLGLPGMSGIDLIRELRSQDKNFPILILTARGNWQDKVEGLSCGADDYVVKPFQFEELEARLNALLRRSSGFTKSTIEAGSLVLYLNRKQATVDEQSLQLTAYEYRILEYLMLHHQQVVAKERLMEQLYPGDDERDPNVIEVLVGRLRRKLEAVLGGKPIETVRGQGYMFNERCK from the coding sequence ATGAAATTGCTGGTGGTGGAGGATGAGTCGCTGCTGCGTCACCATCTGTTCACTCGCCTCAGTGAAAACGGGCATGTGGTGGATGCCGTGCGCACCGCCGAAGAAGCACTGTACCGAGCTGAGTCCTTCAATCATGACCTGGCCCTGGTCGACCTCGGTCTGCCGGGCATGAGCGGTATCGACCTGATCCGTGAGCTGCGCAGCCAGGACAAGAACTTTCCGATCCTGATACTCACCGCACGCGGTAACTGGCAGGACAAGGTCGAAGGGCTTTCCTGCGGTGCCGACGACTATGTGGTCAAACCGTTCCAGTTCGAGGAGCTGGAAGCACGTCTGAACGCGCTGCTGCGACGTTCTTCCGGGTTCACCAAGTCGACCATCGAAGCGGGCTCCCTGGTGCTGTACCTCAATCGCAAGCAGGCCACGGTGGATGAACAGTCGCTGCAGCTGACCGCCTACGAGTACCGCATCCTCGAGTACCTCATGCTGCACCATCAGCAGGTGGTGGCCAAGGAGCGCCTGATGGAACAGCTCTATCCGGGCGACGACGAGCGTGATCCCAACGTCATAGAAGTGCTGGTAGGTCGTCTGCGGCGCAAGCTGGAGGCAGTGCTGGGCGGCAAACCGATAGAAACCGTGCGTGGCCAGGGCTACATGTTCAACGAGCGCTGCAAGTGA
- a CDS encoding ATP-binding protein, whose product MSRARAVLRKLRMRFASLRLRLMLASAALAMLFMLLLMPVLQGVFLMALEQTIEKRLASDAAALISAARIDDGQLHMPEKMPDEEFDNLDSHLRGFIFDREGQMLWRSRSSIDELVRYLPRYDGRGHEFVRIRDDSGQEYFVYDIEVDLLRGDQTALSIVTMQPTREYEGLFNGFAWQLRLWLGIALLVLLGLLWFGLTWGFRSLRGLSDELDGVEAGTRQRLSDEHPRELLRLTNSLNRLLDSERRQRERYRDSLEDLAHSLKTPLSVLQGIGETLAVQPENREQAQLMQAQIERMSQQVGYQLQRASLRRSGLVRHREQVWPLLDGLCRSLDKVYRDKRVEATLEVPQHSQITMERGALMELLGNLLENAYRLCLHRVRVRLQPLAGGCLITIEDDGPGVPQQQRERVLQRGERLDAQNPGQGIGLAVVEDIVESYDGELSLEDSELGGACFRVRLYD is encoded by the coding sequence GTGAGTCGAGCGCGCGCCGTTCTACGCAAGCTGCGTATGCGTTTCGCCTCCCTGCGGCTGCGTTTGATGCTGGCCAGCGCCGCGCTGGCGATGCTGTTCATGCTGCTGTTGATGCCGGTGCTGCAGGGCGTGTTTCTCATGGCCCTGGAGCAGACCATCGAAAAGCGCCTGGCCTCCGACGCGGCAGCGCTGATATCCGCCGCGCGTATCGACGACGGCCAGTTGCACATGCCGGAGAAGATGCCGGACGAAGAATTCGACAACCTCGACTCGCACCTGCGGGGCTTCATCTTCGACCGTGAAGGCCAGATGCTCTGGCGCTCGCGCTCATCCATCGACGAACTGGTGCGCTACCTGCCGCGCTACGACGGCCGCGGCCATGAGTTTGTGCGGATTCGTGACGACAGTGGCCAGGAATACTTCGTGTACGACATCGAAGTGGATCTGCTGCGCGGCGATCAAACCGCCCTGAGCATCGTCACCATGCAGCCGACACGCGAGTATGAGGGGCTGTTCAACGGTTTCGCCTGGCAACTGCGCCTGTGGCTGGGGATCGCACTGCTGGTGCTGCTGGGCCTGCTCTGGTTCGGCCTGACCTGGGGTTTTCGCAGCCTGCGCGGCCTCAGCGACGAGCTCGATGGCGTGGAGGCGGGCACTCGCCAGCGCCTGAGCGACGAGCATCCGCGCGAACTGCTGCGCCTGACCAATTCCCTCAACCGCCTGCTCGACAGCGAGCGGCGTCAGCGCGAGCGTTATCGCGATTCGCTGGAGGACCTCGCCCATAGCCTGAAAACACCGCTCAGTGTGCTCCAGGGCATCGGCGAAACCCTCGCCGTGCAACCGGAGAATCGTGAGCAGGCGCAGTTGATGCAGGCGCAGATCGAACGCATGAGCCAGCAGGTTGGCTATCAGTTGCAGCGCGCCAGCCTGCGCCGCAGCGGCCTGGTGCGTCATCGCGAACAGGTCTGGCCGCTGCTCGACGGCCTGTGCCGTTCGCTGGACAAGGTCTACCGCGACAAGCGCGTCGAAGCGACGCTGGAGGTACCCCAGCACAGCCAGATCACCATGGAGCGTGGCGCTCTGATGGAGCTGCTGGGCAACCTGCTGGAGAATGCCTACCGCCTCTGCCTGCATCGCGTACGTGTCAGGCTGCAACCCCTGGCTGGCGGCTGCCTGATCACCATCGAGGACGACGGCCCTGGCGTGCCGCAGCAGCAGCGTGAGCGCGTACTACAGCGCGGCGAGCGTCTGGATGCACAGAACCCGGGGCAGGGCATCGGCCTTGCGGTGGTGGAAGATATCGTCGAAAGCTACGACGGTGAGCTGAGTCTGGAAGACTCCGAACTGGGCGGCGCCTGTTTCAGGGTGCGGTTGTACGACTGA